One Chloroflexota bacterium DNA window includes the following coding sequences:
- the nuoI gene encoding NADH-quinone oxidoreductase subunit NuoI, with product MLKGTMAYFKGLKTTAKYLFKKPVTVEYPEVKRPVRERFRGRHELKRFANGLERCIGCSLCAAACPADAIYVVPGQNDPANPRSAGERHAAVYEINMLRCIFCGYCEDACPTNAIVLEHQYELAFYDRRASIYTQDMLLVAVDKGHGEVPPVLQQTGKQLNPPAQIDL from the coding sequence ATGCTGAAAGGAACGATGGCCTATTTTAAGGGTCTCAAAACCACGGCGAAATATCTCTTCAAAAAGCCTGTGACCGTTGAATATCCTGAGGTCAAACGGCCTGTCCGCGAGCGCTTCCGTGGTCGGCATGAGCTGAAGCGTTTTGCCAATGGTCTAGAGCGGTGTATCGGTTGTTCGCTGTGTGCCGCTGCTTGTCCGGCAGATGCAATTTATGTGGTGCCTGGCCAGAACGATCCGGCGAATCCACGCTCGGCAGGCGAACGCCATGCGGCTGTTTATGAAATTAACATGTTGCGTTGTATTTTCTGTGGCTACTGCGAAGATGCATGCCCCACCAATGCAATTGTGCTTGAACACCAATATGAATTGGCCTTCTACGACCGCCGCGCCTCGATCTATACCCAAGATATGTTGCTGGTTGCGGTCGATAAAGGCCACGGCGAAGTGCCACCAGTCTTGCAACAAACTGGCAAACAACTTAACCCACCGGCCCAAATAGACCTATAA
- a CDS encoding NADH-quinone oxidoreductase subunit M, giving the protein MTNTNDLGFTILSLVVFLPAVGAIILAFMRGQRGAARIFALGWSTLVFAVSLPILFNFKHDAAGLQFYEYFNWIPDWGVRYELGLDGISLWLVLLTTFVTPLAIWSAWNVEEKTNNFLMLILLQETGMLGVFLAQDLFLFYIFWEFTLIPMYFLIGMWGGKRRIYATVKFFLYTFAASVFMLIGIIALGLLNYKYLAQQGLPTDTAFQVQTLMANINQFGLSDTELKLLFLSFFVAFAVKVPLWPVHTWLPDAHVEAPTAGSVILAAVLLKMGGYGMIRFCVQLFPQIAQEWARPIALLAVIGIIYGAVLSYAQSDIKKLVAYSSVSHMGFIVLGIFALNEVGLQGAVLQMINHGLSTGALFLLIGMVYERTHTRELADYGGLWKVVPVFVYFLLFATMASVGLPGLNGFVGEFLIMLGAFDSPIGWTFTAFAAVGVILAAVYLLKMFQGIASGPFSERRTPHLSDLTRREVAILLPLCILMLVIGLYSSYFTRPMETTIKALEAFVANAAPLIAGQ; this is encoded by the coding sequence TTGACGAATACAAACGACTTAGGTTTTACGATCTTATCGCTGGTGGTGTTTTTACCCGCCGTCGGTGCGATCATCCTGGCGTTTATGCGCGGCCAACGCGGAGCAGCCCGAATTTTTGCCTTGGGCTGGAGCACACTCGTTTTTGCCGTGTCATTGCCAATTTTGTTCAATTTCAAGCACGATGCCGCTGGGCTTCAGTTCTACGAATATTTCAACTGGATTCCAGATTGGGGCGTGCGCTACGAGTTGGGTCTTGATGGCATTAGTTTGTGGTTGGTATTGTTGACAACTTTCGTCACTCCTTTGGCAATTTGGAGTGCCTGGAATGTTGAAGAGAAAACCAACAACTTTTTGATGCTAATTCTGTTGCAAGAAACTGGGATGTTGGGCGTGTTCCTCGCTCAAGACCTGTTCTTGTTCTATATCTTCTGGGAATTCACCCTCATTCCAATGTATTTCTTGATTGGGATGTGGGGTGGCAAGCGCCGCATTTATGCCACAGTGAAGTTCTTCTTGTATACCTTCGCTGCCTCGGTGTTTATGTTGATCGGCATTATTGCCTTGGGCTTGCTCAATTACAAATATTTGGCCCAACAAGGCTTACCAACTGATACCGCCTTCCAAGTGCAAACTTTGATGGCTAATATCAATCAATTTGGCTTGTCGGATACCGAATTAAAATTGCTGTTCCTCTCGTTCTTCGTGGCATTTGCGGTCAAAGTGCCATTGTGGCCCGTCCACACATGGTTGCCCGATGCCCACGTTGAAGCCCCAACCGCTGGCTCGGTAATTCTGGCGGCGGTGCTGCTGAAAATGGGCGGCTACGGCATGATTCGCTTCTGCGTCCAGTTGTTCCCACAAATTGCCCAGGAATGGGCACGGCCAATTGCCTTGCTGGCAGTGATTGGGATCATCTATGGCGCAGTGCTTTCGTATGCTCAAAGCGATATTAAAAAGCTGGTGGCCTACTCATCAGTCAGCCACATGGGCTTTATCGTTTTGGGGATTTTCGCGCTGAATGAAGTTGGATTGCAAGGCGCAGTGCTGCAAATGATCAACCACGGGTTGAGCACTGGCGCGTTGTTCTTGCTGATTGGGATGGTTTACGAACGCACTCACACCCGCGAATTGGCCGATTACGGCGGTTTGTGGAAAGTTGTGCCAGTGTTCGTCTACTTCCTGTTGTTTGCCACGATGGCCTCGGTCGGCTTGCCTGGCCTGAACGGCTTCGTCGGCGAATTCTTGATTATGCTCGGCGCGTTCGATTCGCCAATCGGCTGGACGTTCACCGCGTTTGCCGCAGTTGGGGTGATTTTGGCAGCGGTCTATTTGCTCAAGATGTTCCAAGGCATTGCTTCGGGGCCATTTAGCGAACGCCGCACGCCACACCTCAGCGATTTGACCCGCCGTGAAGTAGCGATTTTGTTACCACTCTGTATCTTGATGTTGGTAATTGGTCTCTACTCGTCATACTTTACTCGCCCAATGGAAACAACGATCAAGGCGCTTGAAGCCTTCGTTGCTAATGCTGCGCCACTGATTGCTGGCCAATAA
- the nuoK gene encoding NADH-quinone oxidoreductase subunit NuoK has product MISTNAYVLLSAILFTIGVVGVLVRRNVIVMFMSVELMLNSANLALIAFSRARAESDGQIITFFVIAVAAAEVAVGLALLVSIFRAKKTTNIDDVNTLKG; this is encoded by the coding sequence GTGATTTCAACCAACGCATATGTGCTCTTGAGCGCAATTCTTTTTACGATTGGAGTCGTTGGGGTCTTGGTGCGTCGCAATGTAATCGTGATGTTTATGTCGGTCGAGTTGATGCTCAATTCGGCCAATTTGGCGTTAATTGCGTTTAGCCGTGCACGTGCTGAAAGCGATGGCCAAATTATCACATTCTTCGTGATTGCAGTCGCTGCGGCAGAAGTCGCAGTCGGTTTGGCGCTGTTGGTGTCGATTTTCCGTGCCAAAAAGACCACCAACATTGATGACGTGAATACGCTCAAGGGCTAG
- the nuoL gene encoding NADH-quinone oxidoreductase subunit L, translated as MAELIWLVPLLPLLGVVINTLLGLNDLRLSRANAHHDHGHDHGHGHGDAHHGHGDNPTAKRSGLIASVMVGLGFVLTVATLIELLGMPATTTLGENNRWFDVTYWNWMAFGDLEVPFGFLIDQLSVTMMLLVTGVGTLIHLYAVGYMSHDERPTRFFVYLNLFIVAMLMLVMGNNFVMLFLGWEGVGLCSFLLIGFWFEQRDPPWASVKAFVTNRVGDFGLLMAMFAIWALARKPDGTFLHSLVFREVLEQGTVFSLQQYSTFFMGTQYTAAGAIAFMLLLGVTGKSAQIPLFVWLPDAMAGPTPVSALIHAATMVTAGVYLMIRTHPIFELSPSVQSTVTFIGVATALVAASIALGQYDIKKVLAFSTVSQLGFMVAAVGMGAYVAAMFHLLTHGIFKALLFLGSGSVIHGFGNEQDMRKMGGLRKKMPATFWTYIVGTMGLIGFPLVSGFWSKDEIIGHAFDHDHRTVGMLLVLGAVLTSFYMGRQISMVFFGEQRDQHIHAHESSRWMTIPLWILAGLTLASGLINVPGWHPLTTWLEPIVEEEAAKFHLNIAAIVTILGLASFAAGFYLYNWAAKHKRIKPNQRDLLHHWGGDFYAILEEKWGFDALYNAVLVKPYKALASFFGKFFDVKIIDGIVNGTAELVGLSGRGLRTFQSGYVRSYALMFVIGVVIVLGFFALR; from the coding sequence ATGGCGGAATTAATTTGGCTTGTGCCGTTGCTGCCACTGCTCGGTGTCGTGATCAATACTCTGTTGGGGCTGAACGATTTGCGTCTCAGTCGCGCCAACGCCCACCACGACCATGGGCATGATCACGGGCATGGCCACGGTGACGCGCACCATGGACATGGCGATAATCCCACCGCTAAACGCTCTGGCTTGATTGCCAGCGTCATGGTTGGTTTGGGCTTTGTGCTGACCGTCGCAACTCTGATTGAGTTGCTGGGTATGCCTGCCACAACCACATTGGGCGAAAATAATCGTTGGTTCGATGTAACCTATTGGAACTGGATGGCCTTTGGCGATTTGGAAGTTCCTTTTGGTTTCTTGATCGACCAACTTTCGGTCACGATGATGCTCTTGGTCACTGGCGTAGGGACGTTAATTCACCTCTATGCCGTAGGCTATATGAGCCACGATGAACGGCCTACCCGCTTTTTCGTCTACCTCAACTTATTTATTGTGGCAATGTTGATGCTCGTCATGGGCAACAACTTTGTGATGCTTTTCTTAGGTTGGGAAGGCGTGGGCTTGTGTTCGTTCTTGCTGATTGGCTTCTGGTTTGAACAACGCGACCCACCATGGGCTTCAGTCAAAGCTTTTGTAACCAACCGGGTTGGCGACTTTGGCTTGTTGATGGCGATGTTTGCAATTTGGGCCTTGGCGCGTAAACCCGATGGTACCTTCTTGCATTCATTGGTCTTCCGCGAAGTCTTGGAGCAAGGGACGGTCTTCTCGCTGCAACAATACAGCACCTTCTTTATGGGCACGCAATACACGGCGGCTGGGGCGATTGCCTTTATGCTGTTGCTTGGCGTAACTGGTAAATCGGCGCAAATTCCGCTGTTTGTCTGGTTGCCCGATGCAATGGCTGGCCCAACCCCTGTTTCGGCCTTGATTCACGCCGCAACCATGGTTACCGCTGGCGTGTATTTGATGATCCGCACCCATCCAATCTTTGAATTATCGCCATCGGTTCAAAGCACTGTAACCTTTATTGGGGTTGCTACCGCTTTGGTCGCTGCTTCAATTGCGCTCGGTCAATACGATATCAAGAAGGTTCTGGCCTTCTCGACCGTCTCGCAATTGGGCTTTATGGTGGCAGCCGTGGGCATGGGAGCATACGTTGCCGCGATGTTCCACCTGCTGACCCACGGGATTTTCAAGGCGCTCTTGTTCCTTGGCTCTGGCTCAGTGATTCATGGCTTTGGCAACGAGCAAGATATGCGCAAGATGGGCGGTCTGCGCAAGAAAATGCCCGCCACCTTCTGGACATATATTGTTGGGACGATGGGCTTGATCGGCTTCCCCTTGGTTTCGGGTTTTTGGTCGAAAGATGAAATCATCGGCCATGCCTTTGATCACGACCATCGCACAGTTGGCATGCTGTTGGTGTTGGGCGCAGTCTTGACTTCGTTCTACATGGGCCGCCAAATCTCAATGGTCTTCTTTGGCGAACAACGTGATCAGCACATTCATGCCCACGAAAGCAGCCGCTGGATGACGATTCCATTGTGGATTTTGGCAGGCTTGACCCTCGCCAGTGGTTTGATCAACGTTCCTGGCTGGCATCCATTAACCACATGGCTTGAGCCAATCGTCGAAGAAGAAGCTGCTAAGTTCCACCTCAACATCGCCGCAATTGTAACGATCTTAGGCTTGGCATCGTTTGCCGCAGGCTTCTATCTCTACAATTGGGCAGCCAAGCACAAACGGATCAAGCCCAACCAACGCGACCTGTTGCACCACTGGGGCGGCGATTTCTATGCCATCCTTGAGGAAAAATGGGGCTTTGATGCGTTGTACAACGCGGTTTTGGTCAAGCCCTACAAGGCCTTGGCTAGCTTCTTTGGTAAGTTCTTCGATGTCAAAATTATTGATGGCATCGTTAATGGCACGGCAGAGCTTGTCGGCTTGTCGGGTCGCGGCTTGCGAACGTTCCAATCGGGCTATGTACGCTCGTATGCACTGATGTTTGTGATCGGTGTGGTGATCGTGCTTGGCTTCTTTGCGTTGCGCTAG
- a CDS encoding NADH-quinone oxidoreductase subunit J: METFLFITTAIVAVGAALAMVLSSNAVHSALFLILNFCSVAILYFLLRAPFLGAVQVTVYAGAIMVLFLFVIMLLGAENAELGEEKIGWQKPAGLVLGVALLAEIGYVAYRGTKLIDAPVADATNIGAPTTISAKLFSTYLLPFEVISILLLIAVVGTVVLTRRRVVAREESQS, translated from the coding sequence ATGGAAACATTTTTGTTTATCACCACGGCCATTGTGGCGGTGGGGGCAGCCTTGGCAATGGTGCTGAGCAGCAATGCAGTGCATAGTGCGCTGTTTTTGATTTTGAATTTCTGCTCGGTCGCCATTTTATATTTTTTGCTGCGTGCGCCGTTTCTCGGTGCTGTTCAAGTGACGGTTTATGCTGGCGCGATTATGGTGCTGTTCCTGTTCGTGATCATGCTGTTGGGCGCTGAAAATGCCGAGCTTGGCGAGGAGAAAATCGGCTGGCAAAAGCCGGCTGGCCTCGTCTTGGGTGTCGCATTATTGGCCGAGATTGGCTATGTGGCCTATCGTGGCACGAAATTAATCGATGCTCCGGTGGCCGATGCAACCAACATTGGCGCACCAACCACGATCAGCGCCAAACTTTTCAGCACCTATCTCTTGCCTTTTGAAGTGATTTCAATTTTGCTCTTGATTGCAGTAGTCGGGACAGTCGTGCTGACCCGTCGGCGGGTGGTTGCCCGTGAGGAGAGCCAATCGTGA
- a CDS encoding NADH-quinone oxidoreductase subunit N encodes MNDLTFITPEINWTVLGMPAFLMIWAMLVLIVDMFTSDRRVLLTLSLIGLGVTAALGALDYGSTISGFSDMLVFDKFGVLVNWILLAGTALTLLIAFDYMPRQNLSQGEFYPLVLFATSGMLFLVQSTDLVTIFIGVETLSIALYVLTGFAVPQFKSGEAAIKYLLLGGFAAGFLVYGIALIYGMTGKTNLAQIANELSTWQSTGKAIDDPILLAGVGFVLIALGFKVSMFPFHAWTPDVYEGAPTPVTAYMSVATKGAAFAAMLRFLNVAFPALKPEWQLLFGLFAAATMAYGNIVAVAQSNLKRMLAYSSIAHAGYMLLGVLAASEKGISAFTVYLLAYTLTNLGAFAVLIALENRGMPVFELSDLRGLGKRSPLLALAMTVFMFSLAGVPPTAGFASKFGIFRAAWDANLDYLAIIGVVTSVISAFFYLRVIVTMWMRDAEATEPQPTYATASLSLGVIVAVIGIIAVGILPNIFTDLAKALVLTVAP; translated from the coding sequence ATGAATGATTTAACATTTATCACGCCGGAGATTAACTGGACAGTCTTAGGCATGCCAGCATTCCTGATGATTTGGGCGATGTTGGTATTGATTGTCGATATGTTCACCTCGGATCGGCGGGTTTTGCTCACGTTGAGCCTGATTGGGCTTGGCGTGACGGCGGCGCTCGGTGCGCTGGATTATGGCTCAACTATCTCGGGCTTCTCAGACATGTTGGTGTTTGACAAGTTTGGGGTATTGGTAAATTGGATTTTGCTGGCGGGCACAGCCTTGACCTTGCTGATTGCCTTTGATTACATGCCACGCCAAAATCTCAGCCAAGGCGAATTTTATCCCTTGGTGTTATTTGCAACCTCGGGGATGTTGTTCTTGGTTCAATCAACCGACCTTGTAACAATCTTCATTGGGGTTGAAACGCTCTCGATTGCGCTGTATGTGCTAACCGGCTTTGCCGTGCCGCAGTTCAAATCGGGCGAAGCAGCGATTAAATATCTGTTGCTTGGTGGTTTTGCGGCTGGCTTTTTGGTCTATGGCATTGCCTTGATTTATGGCATGACCGGCAAAACCAACTTAGCCCAAATTGCCAACGAATTGAGCACTTGGCAAAGCACAGGCAAAGCAATTGATGATCCAATTTTGTTGGCTGGGGTTGGCTTTGTATTGATTGCCTTGGGCTTCAAGGTTTCAATGTTCCCCTTCCACGCTTGGACACCTGACGTTTATGAAGGTGCGCCTACACCAGTCACCGCGTACATGTCGGTTGCGACTAAGGGTGCGGCGTTTGCAGCCATGTTGCGTTTCTTGAATGTAGCATTTCCTGCGCTCAAGCCTGAGTGGCAATTGCTGTTTGGTTTATTTGCCGCTGCAACCATGGCCTATGGCAATATCGTGGCGGTTGCCCAAAGCAACCTCAAGCGCATGCTGGCTTATTCGTCGATTGCTCACGCTGGCTATATGTTGCTGGGCGTGTTGGCAGCCAGCGAAAAAGGCATTAGCGCCTTCACGGTTTACCTGTTGGCTTACACCTTGACCAATCTTGGCGCGTTTGCTGTGCTAATCGCTTTAGAAAATCGCGGCATGCCCGTGTTTGAATTGAGCGATTTACGCGGTTTGGGCAAGCGTAGCCCATTGTTGGCGCTAGCGATGACCGTGTTTATGTTCTCGTTGGCGGGCGTGCCACCAACAGCCGGCTTTGCCAGCAAGTTTGGCATTTTCCGCGCCGCTTGGGATGCCAACCTCGATTATCTGGCGATTATCGGGGTGGTTACCAGTGTGATTTCGGCATTCTTCTACTTGCGGGTGATTGTGACGATGTGGATGCGCGATGCCGAAGCCACTGAGCCACAACCAACCTATGCCACGGCCTCGCTCTCGTTGGGCGTGATCGTCGCCGTAATTGGGATTATTGCTGTGGGAATTTTGCCGAATATCTTCACCGATTTGGCCAAAGCGCTGGTGCTGACCGTCGCTCCCTAA